Proteins encoded within one genomic window of Sphingomonas cannabina:
- a CDS encoding penicillin-binding protein activator, translated as MADAASRTQRRGALRQLIALAGAALLAGCATLVPKGPAPEAPPPTAPPPKAPATSTLPEDVERHRVALLVPLSGTNAAVGRSLANATQLALLDTQNERVRITSYDTAAGAAAAANRAISEGNQLILGPLLSEDVRVVAPIAKRAGVPVLSFSNDASVAGDGVYVLGYMPGQSIERVVDYARKSGITNFAGLVPKGLYGERASNAFLRAVEGAGGKVVTMQTYDRSSGSIAAAVARMPRTSPFQAVLIADSAGTAALAVPAIRRNGGASARVLGTELWNTDASLGSRPALNGAWFASVSDTLYRQYATKYRTRFGSAPYRLSSLGYDAVLLTVRIARDWRVGTRFPQNQLGDSGGFAGLDGAFRFGRDGVAERALEVQEVRGGTTVTVSPAPSGFAR; from the coding sequence ATGGCGGATGCGGCAAGCAGGACGCAACGGCGCGGTGCATTGAGGCAGCTGATCGCGCTGGCGGGAGCCGCGTTGCTGGCGGGATGCGCGACGCTCGTCCCCAAGGGGCCGGCGCCCGAAGCACCGCCGCCCACCGCTCCGCCGCCCAAGGCACCTGCCACCTCGACGCTGCCCGAGGACGTCGAGCGCCACCGCGTCGCGCTGCTGGTGCCGCTGTCGGGCACCAACGCGGCGGTCGGCCGCAGCCTCGCCAACGCGACCCAGCTCGCGCTGCTCGACACGCAGAACGAGCGCGTGCGCATCACCAGCTACGACACCGCTGCCGGCGCCGCGGCCGCGGCGAATCGCGCGATCTCAGAAGGCAACCAGCTCATCCTCGGCCCGCTCCTCTCGGAGGATGTGCGCGTGGTCGCGCCGATCGCCAAGCGCGCGGGCGTGCCGGTGCTGAGCTTCTCCAACGACGCCTCGGTCGCTGGCGATGGCGTCTATGTGCTCGGCTACATGCCGGGCCAGTCGATCGAGCGGGTGGTCGACTATGCCCGTAAGAGCGGCATCACCAACTTCGCCGGGCTGGTGCCCAAGGGCCTCTATGGCGAGCGCGCGTCCAATGCCTTCCTGCGCGCGGTCGAGGGCGCCGGGGGCAAGGTGGTGACGATGCAGACCTACGACCGCAGCTCCGGCTCGATCGCCGCGGCGGTGGCGCGGATGCCCCGGACCTCGCCGTTCCAGGCGGTGCTGATCGCCGATTCGGCCGGCACCGCGGCGCTGGCGGTGCCGGCGATCCGCCGCAATGGCGGCGCGTCGGCGCGCGTGCTCGGCACCGAGCTGTGGAACACCGACGCCTCGCTCGGCAGCCGTCCGGCGCTGAACGGCGCCTGGTTCGCCAGCGTGTCGGACACGCTCTATCGCCAATATGCCACCAAGTACCGCACACGCTTCGGCAGCGCGCCCTATCGCCTGTCGAGCCTCGGCTATGACGCGGTGTTGCTGACCGTGCGCATCGCCCGCGACTGGCGGGTGGGCACGCGCTTCCCGCAGAACCAGCTCGGCGACAGCGGCGGCTTCGCCGGCCTCGACGGCGCCTTCCGCTTCGGCCGCGACGGCGTGGCGGAACGGGCGCTCGAGGTGCAGGAGGTCCGCGGCGGCACGACGGTGACGGTGTCGCCGGCGCCGTCGGGGTTCGCGCGGTAA
- the rsmI gene encoding 16S rRNA (cytidine(1402)-2'-O)-methyltransferase, with amino-acid sequence MNAELSPGLYIVATPIGNLGDLSPRAAEVLKGADVIAVEDSRVTAKLLNHLGIKRPMTPYHDHNAEAVRPGLVARMAAETVVLVSDAGTPLISDPGYKLVRDARAAGHPVTTIPGPCAAIAALTLAGLPTDRFLFLGFLPAKAGARATAIAEVAGVRATLILYESGPRLAATLAALAEGLGDREAGVAREITKRFEECVTGTLGELAARYADAPPKGEIVVIVAPPGERAPASEEDADAALKEALARLPASKAAAEVAKRLGLDRRALYARAMELKDA; translated from the coding sequence ATGAACGCCGAACTCTCCCCCGGCCTCTACATCGTCGCGACCCCGATCGGCAATCTCGGCGACCTCTCCCCGCGCGCCGCGGAGGTGCTGAAAGGCGCCGACGTGATCGCGGTCGAGGACAGCAGGGTCACCGCCAAGCTGTTGAATCACCTCGGCATCAAGCGGCCGATGACGCCGTACCACGACCATAATGCCGAAGCGGTACGCCCCGGCCTGGTGGCGCGGATGGCGGCAGAGACGGTGGTGCTGGTGTCGGACGCGGGGACGCCGCTGATCTCCGACCCAGGCTACAAGCTGGTGCGCGACGCGCGCGCGGCAGGACATCCGGTGACGACGATCCCCGGCCCCTGCGCGGCGATCGCGGCGCTGACGCTGGCGGGGCTGCCGACCGACCGGTTCCTGTTCCTCGGCTTCCTCCCCGCGAAGGCCGGCGCCCGCGCGACGGCGATCGCGGAGGTGGCCGGCGTGCGGGCGACGCTCATCCTGTACGAGAGCGGCCCGCGGCTGGCGGCGACGCTGGCCGCGCTGGCGGAAGGGCTCGGCGACCGCGAGGCCGGGGTCGCGCGCGAGATCACCAAGCGATTCGAGGAATGCGTGACCGGGACGCTCGGCGAGCTGGCAGCACGCTATGCCGATGCGCCGCCGAAGGGCGAGATCGTGGTCATCGTCGCCCCGCCCGGCGAGCGGGCGCCGGCGAGCGAAGAGGATGCAGACGCGGCGCTCAAGGAAGCGCTGGCACGCCTGCCCGCCTCCAAGGCGGCAGCGGAAGTGGCGAAGCGGCTGGGGCTCGACCGGCGCGCGCTCTACGCGCGGGCGATGGAACTCAAGGATGCGTGA
- the gshB gene encoding glutathione synthase: MGLSVAVQMDPLESINIAGDSTFALMLSAQARGHRLFHYAAEDLNYADGHVWTEAHPVTVQRVEGDHFRFGEPVRLDLGDQADVVLMRQDPPFDLGYITATHLLERISDRTLVVNDPASVRNAPEKVWVLDFARFMPPTLVTRSLAEARAFLATHGEIVVKPLHGNGGKAIFKVGRDGANLASLIEVFNTAYREPHMLQAFLPGVAKGDKRIVLVDGEVAGAVNRIPGEGEIRSNLAVGGKAAKTELTPKEQEICAALGPELKRRGLIFVGIDVIGGEWLTEINVTSPTGIVAIDRFNGTDTGAMIWEAIERRVAERAR, encoded by the coding sequence ATGGGCCTGAGTGTCGCCGTCCAGATGGACCCGCTCGAATCGATCAACATCGCCGGCGATTCGACCTTCGCGCTGATGCTGTCGGCGCAGGCGCGCGGGCACAGGCTGTTCCACTATGCGGCCGAGGACCTGAACTACGCCGACGGGCATGTGTGGACAGAGGCGCATCCGGTGACGGTGCAGCGCGTCGAAGGCGACCATTTCCGCTTCGGCGAGCCGGTGCGGCTCGATCTCGGCGACCAAGCCGACGTGGTGCTGATGCGCCAGGACCCGCCGTTCGACCTCGGCTACATCACCGCCACCCACCTGCTCGAGCGGATCAGCGACAGAACCCTGGTGGTCAACGATCCGGCCAGCGTGCGCAACGCGCCGGAGAAGGTGTGGGTGCTCGACTTCGCGCGCTTCATGCCGCCGACCCTGGTCACCCGCAGCCTCGCCGAGGCACGCGCCTTCCTCGCCACGCATGGCGAGATCGTGGTGAAGCCGCTCCACGGCAACGGCGGCAAGGCGATCTTCAAGGTCGGCCGCGACGGGGCGAACCTCGCCTCACTGATCGAGGTGTTCAACACCGCCTATCGCGAACCGCACATGCTCCAGGCATTCCTGCCCGGCGTGGCGAAGGGCGACAAGCGCATCGTGCTGGTTGACGGCGAGGTCGCGGGGGCCGTCAACCGCATCCCGGGCGAGGGCGAGATCCGATCGAACCTCGCGGTCGGGGGGAAAGCCGCGAAGACGGAGCTGACACCGAAGGAGCAGGAAATCTGCGCGGCGCTCGGGCCGGAGCTCAAGCGGCGCGGCCTGATCTTCGTCGGCATCGACGTGATCGGCGGGGAGTGGCTGACCGAGATCAACGTCACCTCCCCCACCGGCATCGTCGCGATCGACCGCTTCAACGGCACCGACACCGGGGCGATGATCTGGGAGGCGATCGAGCGGCGGGTGGCCGAGCGCGCCCGCTGA
- a CDS encoding DedA family protein, with protein MFDFTHNPVFVSYWGIFFLMMLENVIPPVPSEVIMGIAGIAAAEGKLNLAGILAAGTTGTVLGNLVWYEIGRRFGYERLKPWVDRWSRWLTMEWQDVENLRRHFLRHGGKTVFVFRFLPFGRTMISLPAGLMHMGFAKFVTYTAAGSLVWNVILVGVGYWLKTNIDEIDRYVGPIVMVIVAALVLTYIWRVITWKPRKSAPAEAE; from the coding sequence ATGTTCGACTTCACCCACAACCCGGTGTTCGTCAGCTACTGGGGCATCTTCTTCCTGATGATGCTCGAGAACGTGATCCCGCCGGTGCCATCCGAGGTGATCATGGGGATCGCGGGGATCGCCGCAGCCGAGGGCAAGCTCAACCTTGCCGGCATCCTCGCCGCCGGCACCACTGGCACGGTGCTCGGCAACCTCGTCTGGTACGAGATCGGCCGGCGCTTCGGCTATGAGCGGCTGAAGCCCTGGGTCGACCGTTGGAGCCGCTGGCTGACGATGGAATGGCAGGACGTCGAGAATCTCCGCCGCCACTTCCTGCGGCACGGCGGCAAGACGGTGTTCGTGTTCCGCTTCCTGCCGTTCGGCCGGACGATGATCTCGCTGCCGGCAGGGCTGATGCACATGGGGTTCGCCAAGTTCGTCACCTACACCGCGGCAGGCAGCCTGGTGTGGAATGTGATCCTGGTCGGCGTCGGCTATTGGCTCAAGACCAACATCGACGAGATCGACCGCTATGTCGGGCCGATCGTCATGGTCATCGTGGCCGCATTGGTGCTGACCTACATCTGGCGCGTGATCACCTGGAAGCCGCGGAAAAGCGCACCGGCCGAAGCCGAGTAG
- a CDS encoding YraN family protein, with protein MRDRRAAEAAGRRGERIAGWWLRLKGWRILARRVRTPAGEVDLIARRGNLVAFVEVKARASDVELDFAIDQRRLSRVAAAAEYLMPRYAGPGDDIRVDVILLAPRTAPRHIENAWIG; from the coding sequence ATGCGTGACCGACGTGCCGCCGAAGCCGCCGGCCGGCGCGGCGAGCGGATCGCGGGGTGGTGGCTGCGGCTCAAGGGCTGGCGCATCCTCGCCCGGCGCGTGCGGACGCCGGCCGGCGAGGTCGACCTGATCGCGCGGAGGGGCAATCTGGTCGCCTTCGTCGAGGTCAAGGCGCGCGCCAGCGATGTCGAACTCGATTTCGCGATCGACCAGCGGCGGCTCTCGCGCGTCGCGGCGGCGGCGGAATATCTGATGCCGCGCTATGCCGGCCCGGGCGACGACATCCGCGTCGACGTGATCCTGCTCGCCCCGCGCACGGCGCCGCGGCACATCGAGAATGCCTGGATCGGGTGA
- a CDS encoding tyrosine recombinase XerC → MSEPLPLLYAAHLARDRRRSAHTVRAYQATAERLVAFLQQHWGEAVDLAALCRITPADLRAFLAARRKDGLSNTSAARELSAVRGFLAFGGAEPPRLKGPRVKKGVPRPIAPDEAIALAEEVAEDAAEPWIAARDWAVLLLLYGAGLRIGEALGLTGAVLPLGETMAVTGKRAKTRIVPLLPQVREAIEHYVALQPWGVSRDAELFRGAKGGPLSPAVVRRSVRAARTRLGLPPRTTPHALRHSFATHLLGRGADLRALQELLGHASLSSTQVYTAVDAAHLLDVYRNAHPRA, encoded by the coding sequence GTGTCCGAGCCCTTGCCTCTTCTCTACGCCGCGCACCTTGCTCGCGACCGGCGGCGGTCGGCGCATACCGTGCGCGCCTATCAGGCGACGGCGGAGCGGCTCGTCGCCTTCCTCCAGCAGCATTGGGGCGAGGCGGTGGACCTGGCTGCGCTGTGCAGGATCACACCGGCGGACTTGCGCGCCTTCCTCGCCGCGCGGCGGAAAGACGGCCTCTCCAACACCTCCGCCGCGCGCGAGCTGTCGGCGGTGCGCGGCTTCCTCGCCTTCGGTGGGGCCGAGCCGCCGCGGCTCAAGGGGCCGCGGGTCAAGAAGGGCGTGCCGCGCCCGATCGCGCCCGACGAAGCGATCGCGCTTGCCGAGGAGGTCGCCGAGGACGCCGCCGAACCCTGGATCGCCGCGCGCGACTGGGCGGTGCTGCTGCTGCTCTATGGCGCCGGGCTACGCATCGGCGAGGCGCTGGGGCTGACCGGCGCGGTGCTGCCGCTCGGCGAGACGATGGCGGTCACCGGCAAGCGCGCCAAGACCCGCATCGTGCCGCTGCTCCCGCAGGTGCGCGAGGCGATCGAGCATTATGTCGCGCTCCAGCCCTGGGGCGTTTCCCGCGACGCCGAGCTGTTCCGCGGCGCCAAGGGTGGTCCGCTCTCGCCGGCCGTAGTGCGCCGCTCGGTTCGCGCTGCGCGGACGCGGCTAGGTCTCCCACCCCGTACCACGCCGCACGCGCTGCGCCACAGCTTCGCGACCCACCTGCTCGGCCGCGGCGCGGACCTGCGCGCGCTGCAGGAGCTGTTGGGGCATGCGAGCCTCAGCTCGACCCAGGTCTACACCGCAGTCGATGCCGCGCATCTGCTCGACGTCTACCGCAACGCCCATCCGCGGGCGTGA